One Spea bombifrons isolate aSpeBom1 chromosome 1, aSpeBom1.2.pri, whole genome shotgun sequence DNA window includes the following coding sequences:
- the TNIP2 gene encoding TNFAIP3-interacting protein 2, with product MLSISDGSTDPLLARFKLLEETVDKLHRENRTLKTKLQGYNTLSTFYHEARQQMRTLNLQLAAKDTVIQRLQAHHTRSPAEDPHMDPSKSLVENLMDHLNKMREQLKETERLSREKVDALNQEIQRLNQQLAEKDGQIHQMSSWPPHEKEMEICRLQRSLAEKERVQATSEVLCRTLSDETHQLRRKLATTAEMCQHLVRLLEETHGSEIQNVNELANKNTENVNDVSQDKLREEIRLLKKKVLHVEDLNAKWQKYDASREEYVKGLLLQLKEMKTQHEQQKGPHTGRLHVELLQKEINRLNKLLEEKMNESVKLKEEAEDMGRARLADGEHIQMLEQQLLVYKDDFTSERADRERAQSRIQELCEEIARLKQQTRKPDEKQSGGSSQIHAANKNKAVIPKNETAESRRKATSAERAEGRGNSSSERRVQDELQCPLCLRVFQDKLGENFLEHISECCQ from the exons ATGTTGTCGATCAGCGATGGGAGCACCGACCCTCTGCTGGCCAGGTTCAAGCTGCTGGAGGAGACCGTGGACAAGCTGCACCGGGAAAACAGGACCCTAAAAACCAAGCTGCAGGGATATAACACGCTGAGCACTTTCTACCACGAAGCCCGGCAGCAGATGAGGACTTTAAACCTGCAGCTGGCCGCTAAGGACACGGTCATCCAGAGGCTGCAGGCTCATCACACCCGATCCCCCGCCGAGGACCCCCACATGGACCCCTCCAAATCCCTGGTGGAGAACCTGATGGATCATCTGAATAAGATGAGGGAGCAGCTGAAGGAGACGGAGAGGCTGTCCCGGGAGAAAGTAGACGCTCTCAACCAG GAAATTCAGAGACTGAATCAGCAGCTGGCCGAGAAAGACGGGCAAATTCATCAAATGTCCAGCTGGCCCCCTCACGAGAAGGAAATGGAAATCTGCCGACTCCAGAGATCCTTGGCTGAGAAGGAAAGGGTACAAGCCACGAGCGAAGTCCTGTGCCGGACTCTGTCTGACGAAACCCACCAGCTCCGCCGCAAGCTGGCAACCACCGCGGAGATGTGCCAGCACCTGGTGAGGCTCCTCGAAGAGACGCACGGGAGTGAAATTCAGAACGTCAATGAGCTGGCTAATAAG AATACAGAAAACGTCAACGATGTATCTCAGGACAAACTCCGCGAAGAAATCCgcttattaaaaaagaaagttctTCAT GTGGAAgatttaaatgcaaaatggcAGAAGTATGATGCCAGCAGAGAAGAGTATGTTAAAGGTCTTCTCCTCCAGCTCAAGGAGATGAAGACCCAACATGAGCAGCAGAAGGGTCCTCACACTGGGCGTTTGCACGTCGAGCTCCTGCAGAAAGAAATCAACCGGCTAAACAAGTTACTGGAGGAGAAGATGAATGAATCCGTGAAACTTAAGGAGGAAGCAGAGGATATGGGAAGAGCCCGGCTTGCTGATGGAGAACATATTCAGATGTTGGAGCAACAG CTTCTTGTTTACAAAGACGATTTCACGTCGGAGCGAGCCGATCGAGAGAGAGCGCAAAGCAGGATCCAGGAACTGTGTGAGGAGATAGCGCGCTTGAAACAACAGACAAGGAAGCCG GATGAAAAGCAATCGGGTGGAAGTTCCCAAATTCACGCTGCTAACAAGAACAAAGCAGTTATCCCAAAAAATGAAACCGCAGAAAGTCGCAGGAAAGCTACGTCGGCAGAACGCGCGGAGGGTCGAGGGAACTCAAGTTCGGAGAGACGGGTGCAGGATGAGCTGCAATGTCCTCTCTGCCTGAGGGTTTTCCAGGACAAACTTGGTGAAAATTTCCTTGAACACATCTCTGAATGCTGCCAGTGA